CCCGCGCTTCGGGGCCGCCGTGACGACCGTGGTGCTGGCGGTCGCGCTGATCACCGGCAGCGCCTGGCTCCTGGCCTGGCAGACGTTCGCGTTCGCGCTGGGTGCGGCGGGCGGGGTGGGGCGTTCGCCCTACGGCTGGGTCTTCCGCACGCTCGTCCGACCGCGCCTCGGTCCGCCGACGGAGTTCGAGGCGCCGGAGCCGCCGCGGTTCGCGCAGGCGGTCGGGCTGGTCTTCGCGCTGGTGGGCCTGGTCGGGTTCACGGCCGGGCCCGCGTGGCTGGGCCTCGCGGCGACCGGCGCGGCCCTCGCCGCGGCCTTCCTCAACGCCGTGTTCGGGTACTGCCTGGGGTGCGAGATGTATCTGCTCGTCCGGC
This genomic stretch from Streptomyces deccanensis harbors:
- a CDS encoding DUF4395 domain-containing protein — encoded protein: MDIDVRGPRFGAAVTTVVLAVALITGSAWLLAWQTFAFALGAAGGVGRSPYGWVFRTLVRPRLGPPTEFEAPEPPRFAQAVGLVFALVGLVGFTAGPAWLGLAATGAALAAAFLNAVFGYCLGCEMYLLVRRASVRAR